The nucleotide sequence ACCTCTCAAAGTAAGGATGATTGAGTAGTCAATTATCCTATTTCATTATATCCAAATCAAACTTGAAAACACACCAATGGGTGTTTAAATACTCCCAATAATTTCCTAAGTTGATTTGAATTCTTTTTTTATTGATTAAGGGTGCAAGCGAGTACTTACACGCGAAAAACTTTAAATATTACACTTTTCATATACTCAATTGTACTTTTAAAGATGAAAGTTGTTAACAAACCCGTTTTTTTAAATTAACATGATGGAGTTAAACTCCCGCAATCATGTTATCATTCAAGTTCTTTTTTTAAATGATCAATCAGCTCTGTGACTTTGTCAAGCTGTGATTTGAATTCTTGTTCTCTGGGAGATCCCTTTACTTTTTCGTATTTCTCTTCAAGTGATGATTTTAACTCTTCTGCTTTTGCAAGTCTTGACTCGATATTGCTTTTATCTGCCATAATAACACCTGATAATAGGTATGTTTTTTAAGAGTAATGAATATTATTGTATGAGCTAAACTTTGATTAAGGGCTTAAATAGTGATTTAAAGGATGCAAGTAAGTACTTGCAGTCGAAAAACTTTATAAATGACTATTAGACAATATAAGATTAACAAAAACTTGTTTAGAGGTGAAAACATGAAAATATCAAAAACACTTAAAGGAATACTGGACTCAATGAACAGACCTCATGTGGAACCTTTCACTGTCGAGAGACTCAACAGAAAAACAGGTAAAATAGAACACGTCCACATGGTCCCGACCTCAGTTGACGGATACTACACCTTCCTGCCCTATATGCACTAAAACCATCACCTATTTTTTCTCTTTTTAACTTAAATCGACATATTTTTATACATTCATCATTATAGTAAATAACATGTGTATAACACAATTTAAGGGAGGAATCTAATTTGGCGATGAACATTAACATTGACGTAAACAACGAAAACGAGTTCAATCAGCAGCTGCAGATGTATCTTGCTCAAGGATACAATATGCAGAGTAATTTTAACGGAACAGCTATTTTAAAGAAAAAATCATACAGTCTGGCACTTCTTATTATCCTGCTCATATTCATTTTCCCGGTAGCGATCATATACTATCTGGTTGCCTCTGACGATATTGTGACTATAACCAATAAAAGCGTCCAGGGCTCCGGAGATTCAACATCAAAGCCATTCGACGGATACTGTGAAGAATGCGGTCACGGACTTTACAAAGAATCCAAATTCTGCCCGGGATGCGGAAAAGACGTGTCATTGGAAGGAATTGATGAAGATGAAAACGTTCCTCTTTGTCCGAACTGCGGAAAAGAAGTAAGCGAATCCAACAGGTTCTGTCCGAACTGCGGAAAAGATTTAACAGAAGAGGAAATTGTCGAAGAAAAGCGCAAATGTGACGAGTGCGGAGAAGAACTTCTCAGTGAAGCTAAATTCTGTCCGAACTGTGGAAAAGATTTAACAGAACAAGAAGAGGAAGAAAATGCCTTACTGCAGTAACTGTGGAAAAGAAATTAAAGAGGACTCCAAATTCTGCCCCCACTGCGGAGAAGGAGTTAAAGAAAAGACCCCTGAGACTACTTCAGGAATAATATGTCCGAAATGCGGTTCCACCATACCATTTGGAAGTACTGTATGTGTGAAGTGCGGAAATTCACTCAATCAGGACACACACACTGCAGCAATCGTAATCGGATACATATGCTCAATATTCCTGCCGCTTTTTGGAATAATCATCGGAATCTATCTTCTCACAAGACCTAACAAGGACGTCCACAAGCACGGAATAATAATGATAGTTCTAGCAATCATTCTGGCAATTGTCTATTATATGTGGTTTTCATACATGGCATACGTCAATTCAATGAGATATTACAATTATTATTATTAGTGATTTTATGGCGAGATTTTGCGATAAATGCGGACATGAGCTTGCAAATGAAAAGGGAAAATTCTGTGACAGATGCGGAGCTGAACTGAAATATGAGTCTGATTCATCTGCAGGCAGCAGCATGAATATTCCCATTTACACAGAAGAAAAAAGCATGGCAGTTGCAATGTTGCTCTCATTCATATTTGCAGGAACAGGAATAGCATATGCAGGCAATCTTGAAAAGGGAATTGGTATTTTTGTAGTTTCAATAATAGTGAATTTTATTACAATATCTACAGGAGGAATATTTTTTATTTTCACCCTGGCTGTGTGGATTGCAGGTATGGTTCTCACCTATAAGGAAGTTGAAAATGTCAACAATCAGCGCCGAATGATGCTGAACCAGCAATATCAAAACTGATAAGTGCAAAAAAATAACTGCTGAAGCAATCCTTATTATCAGACCGATGAAGGATCAAAAATATGCAAATCAAAAACTGCAGGAAGCTTATCCGGATGAGTATTCCTGGATGAGTGAAGATTCAAATGATAAGAGTTCTGAGAAATATGAAGATAACTAATCTTCATTTTCAACTATTTTTTCCAAATATTTACCTAATCTTTCAACAACAACCAAAGCATTGCCTGATTACCTGAAAAATGCCATATCATAACTGAATAGAATATAATAAAACAGAGGGTAAAAAATGTATCTGGAAACCTGCATAATATATAAAGACGGCAAGAGAGTTGAATTTGATTTTACTCCTTCAAACGAACTGTATTTAAAATTAAATGATTACTGCAAAGGCACATACGGATGTGAAAGTTTTTATACAAAAAAACTCTCGCAAAAAGACATAAACGAAATAAATCAGACAGATTCTTATTTAAAACCCTACTTAAAAACAGACTGCATACTGGACTTTATAATACACAGAAACATTATAATTAACGGATAAACTGTCAAACATCTGAATAGCTTAAAGAATCAGTCATTTACAAAATAGGAATAGATTTCATCCCTCACAGGACTTTCAAGTTTGAATTTGAAATTAACAATAGGCTGGTCTTTGCCGTTGATGTTCCTGTACACCTGCTTATATGTGATTGGAGTCAATTTACCTATATAGTAGAACTCAATTCCCTCATCGTTGCTTTTCTGAATGAATAATTCCACATCAAGACCATTATAGTTAATTAACGGTTCAAGTTCTGATGAGGAGGTTTTCCTGTTGTTTCTACTCATCCAGTTGAACACTTCTTTTGATATGAAATGGTCTTCGTAGTTGATTGTCTCTGAAATGTCTTCAGCCTTGTTGTAGGTTACAAAAATCGGACAGGTATTGTACTTTATCTTGTATCCCCCGATATTCTGCCCGTTCATGAAGTATTTCCAGTTGAGAATTCTTAAAACATCTTCACGGGAGTACTTTTCATATAACTTGAAATCTTCTTTTGAATCATATACGTTTTCATACTTGAAAAATCCGTATTTTAAAGCATCATTTAAATGGTCTACAAATACCTGACTGGTTAAAGCCTTTTTAAAATCCTCTGAGATTTCAAATCTGTAGCCCTTATTGTTTTTAAGGTCATTGTAGATATCCTCATTGAATTTGAAAAAGAGGTTTTCCGGCTTTTCAACTATTTTTTCAATTGTATTTGCCTGATATCCTTCGCCCTTTTCCTTTAAATAGAAATTAAGGCTTAAAAAGTTGATAGCTCCCTTAATGGAGTCAAACTGGTTTTCCAATCCGAAATTTTCTTTTAAACACTTTTCAATTTGCTCAACTGTAAAATACCTGTTGAACTTCAGGCATTCAAGAATTATAAGCTCATGGGGCCTGATTCCCTTCAAAAGCTTTTTGGATATGAATTTCAAGAAATCCGTATTGTCAATGTGGGATGTGTAGTCATCATCGACATCACATAAAAAGTCATGATATGTCTGATAATCCTTGTGTGCGAGGATTAACTCCGGATTGAATTCTGCATTGACGGCGAAGTCATATAATGAAGGAATCCTTCCAAGCTTGTATTTTAAATTCATGTACTTTTCCTTAAAGAGAGCCTTCCTGTTGAATGAAGTGTTGTTAATGGAGTCAAATATACGCTTTTTGGAAATTTCATCAAAGTTTATTGAAGAAGCGCCGGGAATAATCTTATTTCCTTCAATGAGATACTTTCTGATTCTGTCCTTATCATATGATCTGTCTCCTGAAAGTGCAATAGGAATCATGAAGTTGTTTTTGTAGTTTCCGATGAAATCCAGAATAACAACATACTCCTTGTTTTTATATTTCCTAAGACCTCTTCCAAGCTGCTGGATGAAAATGATTGGAGACTCTGTTGGTCTAACCAGAAGCACCTGATTGATTTCGGGAATGTCAACCCCTTCATTGAAGATGTCAACTGTGAAAATGAATTCGATTTTATCAGGGTTTTCATCGTTTGTAAGCCTGTCTATTGCATCAAGACGCTTTTCCTGTGAATCGTCACCTGTCAGAACCACTGACTTATAGCCTCTTTTGTTGAATTTCTCACTTAAAAGTTCAGCTTCCCGTTTTCTTGAACAAAAGACCAATGCTTTTCTTCTCTCTCCTGAGTATCCGTAAAACTCCGCTTTTTCTATTAGATAGTCAACACGCTTGTTGGAAGCCAGAAGATTGAAGTCTGTGAAGTTATCGTCAACGGTTTCGTCTTCAAACTCAACGTCAGTAATTCCAAAATAATGGAAAGGACATAAAAGGTTTTCCTCTAAAGCTTCCTGAAGTCTGATTTCATGGGCAATGTTGTTGTCGAAAAGATCGTATATGTTAAAGCCGTCTGTACGTTCAGGTGAAGCAGTCATTCCAAGCCAGAATTTAGGTTTGAAATAGCGGAAAATCTTGTGATAGCTTAAAGCTCCAGCCTTGTGGACCTCGTCGATGACAATATAGTCGAAATGTTCGGGACTGTAGCTTTCATAGACCTCATCCTTTGACATTGTCTGGATAGTTGCGAAAACATAGTTTTTATCGAAATCCTTGGAGTTTCCAGAAACTAAACCGAAGTTTTCATGGTCCTTGAAAACGTTCTTGTAGGCGTTTATTGATTGCTTTGCAATCTGTTCCCTGTGAACTAAAAAAAGAAATCTTTTTGGTCTGAAATCCTTAACGGCAAATGCTGAAGCGTAAGTCTTACCGGTACCTGTTGCTGAGACTAAAATGGCTCTCTTTTCACCGTGCTTTATGAGATTTCGCAGGTTTTCGAGAAACTCCTCCTGCATGATGTTTGGAGTTAAGTCTTTAACGTGCTTTTCTTTAAGCTCTTCTGTGATTTTTCTGATATTTTTAAAGTTTTTATTGTCATTGTAAATCTTTTCATAGGCCGGTAGGGCTTCACTTAAAGAATTTGCTTTATTCCACAGCTCCTTAAACTCATGTTTGATTGATGAGAGCATTTCACCTTCTTCTAAAGAGGTGAACTCCACATTCCACTCCTTGTTGACTGTTAGAGCATTCATTGTGAGATTTGAACTTCCCACGATGGCCTTGTAGGTGTTGTTCTTTTTAAAGATATATCCCTTTGTGTGGAAGCCCTCGCTTTCCTGTGAATACATCTTAACTTCAATGTTTGAAAATTCCTGAAGCTTTCTTAATGCCTTAGGTTCGGTAAAGTATAAATAGTCAGTGGTGAGGATTTTACCTTTAACGTTCAGTCTTTCAAGTCTTTTGAACTCCTCTAAAAGATGCATTAGTCCACCCATGGTTATGAATGCGGAAGACATTATAAACTCATCGCAGTTTTGAAGTTCAGAGACGATTGAATTGATTACTTTGGTGTTTTGACTGTTATAGACCAGTTTTGGTGTGAAATCTGTGTTGGAGTCATTGTTTAAGTTGATAAAAGCAGTTTTAGCTCCGTTTAAGATTTCATCCCGGTTCATTTTAATCATCCATAGTTTCTTTTAGATAATCTATAATCTGCAAATCCGCAGGAATCCAGTTTACCTCGCCAAGTTCTGATTTTTCAAGCCACCTGGCGTCGTTGTGTTCTAGAAGCTTTGGAGTTCCGCTTTCAATTATTGCTTCAAAACAGCTCATTTTAAGATAAAAAGTAGGATACTGATATTCCAAGTCTAAGGCGAATTTTGTGGGTTTTATAGTGCAGTCAAGCTCTTCTTTGATTTCCCTTATAAGTGCCTGCTCTTTTGTTTCCTCTGGCTCTATTTTGCCGCCAGGAAATTCCCACATGTTTATAAATTCCCCATATCCTCGCTTAGTGGCCAGAATTTTATTATCCTTTTTAATAATAGCTGCAACAACATTTAAAGTTTTCATAAGTTTTTCCTCTGGTTAAATATTTGGCAGCTTACGTTATATAGTTTTAATTTTAGAATAATATTAAACAGAATCAACTATGAACTAACTATGTCCAAAGTAATTAATCCATGATTAAACAATAATGTTTTAATCACTTCTTTAATAAATATTTCCAAATTATCCTCTTCAATATCCTCATTTCCAGGCGTTAGAGAAAAAGCACCAACAGATGGAATTATTAAATCAGATTCATAAAATCTTTGAGTTATATTTCCCGGATAGAGAACATAAGCCCCTTCAGTTTTTAAAATAGAATCTTTATATGTGTGCATTTTATAGATATCCCCATCTTTGAAAATATAGTCTTTCTCTTCTTCAGCATCCCTTTTATCTATCTCCTCATCAAGCTCAGTAGAATTAGTAATTTTTGAGTAAAAATTGCTAATTTCAAGCTCAGAGCGATATTTAGCATCAAAATGAATGTAGTGAGTTTCACCACCAATTGTAACAAGCAATGTATAGTCCGGCTTGAAAGCTAGAGAATATGACCTGTATTGTGATTTATCAGAAAATCTCAAGTTATAAAACAAATCAATTTTAATATCCTGACCATGTAAATTTAATTTAAAGTGTTTTACAGACTTAACACCTTTTTTAATACCAATAGACCAATTGTCCTTGTTGATTAGAAATACATCTTCAAAACTGATTTTATTAATGCTCAAATCATTTAAAACTTTTAATATTTTGAAATAACACCAATATTCATATAATTCAGACAGTTTCTTCTCAAATCCTTTGAATTGGTCGTTAACCTCATCCCAGCTTAATCTAAATGAAAATTCAAGCATTAAAAAGTAATGGAAAATTTCTCTGTAGCCTTCCTTTTTTTGCAAAATCTGAGAGTTGAACGGAACATAATCCATTGTAGAGATATGATTAAAGAATTTGGCAGACAAATAATACTCGATTTCATCTCTAAAATAGGATAGCTTATCTTTAATGTATCCTTCTTTAGAATTGGCACTCAGTTTTTCAACAAGATTTTGTATCAGCTCTAAAAAGTATTTTAAAAATCTGTTTTCAGGAATATCTATAACATCCTCATGTTTTATTTGGTCAATTTCATAAGGCAAATATCCATTTAGTTTTTTAGCAATTTCCAAATTAGAATCTGATTTAAACAGTTTATTCGGTTTTGTAACTATATTTTTTAACGTATTATGATTAACGTTAGATGCAAATGAAATTGGAACTGTTTCTGTGTGATTTTTTAGCTGAGAATGGAGGTTTTTAGAGAGATATTCAAAAATTGAAGGCAGATTATCCTGCCTGAAGAGATATTCTAAAAACATGAAATCTTCATATAAAGTCTCTTTTTTTCTTGAATCCAGTTCAAATTCCTGATATAATGGTGAATTGACTTCAAAAATTAGACTTAATGCCTGCTGGGATAAATCTGCAATCATTGAAGAGTATTGATTGAAATAGTCTATTTTTTTAGATCTTACTTCAATCGGGATTTTAATTGAAGAGACCTCATCTTTTTTAATATCTAAAAATGATTTACCAACATAACTTCTAAAGTTTAGAGTTCCAGCAACTTTATATTTGTTATTATCACCCAAATCAAATCGGAATTCTTTAAAATGATTATCATTCATTTTGGTTAAGGAATACAGTACATTATATGTTGCATTAACATCCCTTGACTCAAATAGTATCTGATATTCAGTTTCTTCTAAAAACATCAGATTTGCGAAATTAGATGTAGGGTTTTGCCAGTACTGAATCGGAGTCAAATTATCTGGTTCATCAACTAATGGAACATTCTTTAATGTTAGAGAACTTGAAATGTTAATGTCGGATTCTTTTTGAGAAGAATAGTCAATAGAACTAACACTTAAAACTCCCATATTGTTTGAATCATCATCTATCAGATTGATAATAACTTTTTGCTCGATCATTTAAATCTTTAATTTATAAATGAAACATATCTTTGATCAGACAATACTTTAGACATGTTTTGAAGCTTTAATGCTGAAGTATAATATCTACAATTGTCTTTAGTAACGTTAAAGTTCTTAGGATTTTCATTATTGTTTCTCTCAATCAGACAAAGATTGAATAATTTGGTTAGGACATTGCCAATAGCTTTTTCTGAACCATGGAGTTTAGGAAGTATTTTCTGTTTGATTTGAGCATCAAAATACCTTTCCCAGTTATCCCATTCTTCAGGAGAGTTTTCATATCTCCATGAAACAACCATAAATCTTAAAATTTCGTTGATTACTCTAAAACCAAAGTCAAAGCTTGAATCTTTAAGAGTTTCCTGAAATGCTGTTAGCTCCATGGCTAACTCATGCCATAAATTATCATCACCATAGGAAATTTTAGTGAAAATATCTTTTAAATCCATAATATTGAAATTTGAAATGTTTGATCCATCCAATGGAGACTGCAAGTATTCAATATCCCCTTCAAAATCATTTGAGTCCAGGCCAGACTCCATATACTGCGAAGCAGATAACGTGTCAAATTCTATTGTATTTGCCCTGTCAAGCACTTTCGGGGAAAACATATAAGTTGTTTCATCCACATTAACAGTTCCAATTATGAAAAGATTATCCGGAAGCTTTAATGTCCTGTCTTCACCATACAATGGAATTTCTTCACCGCTTTCAATAGCTGATAGGAAATCTGCAAAATATCTTTCAACATGTGAAAGGTTCATTTCATCCAAAATCAAGAAATATGGATTATCTGAGTCATCCTGAGCTTTGTTTATTAAATCATAAGCGGGAGTTGATTGATAATCTTCAGTGATTACATTATAATAACCTACAATGTTTGTGTTATCTGTCCAATTGGCACCAACTGGAACAATAATATATTTTGATGAATCTCCCTCAAAATCAATTAAATCAGTTTCTTCTTCTTTAAATTTATCACAGTCAAATTTTGGTTTGAAACTATCAAAATCAAAAGTATCTATTTTAAGTTCTACTTTAACCGGATTTCCAATATTTTCAGCTAAATAATTCTGCAATCGATTATTTGGTTTAAATGATACTCTTGGCATGACTCTAAATTTTGCATCGTATGAAGTGCCATCTATAATGAAATTGCACTCAACAAAACCATGTTTAAATGGAAGATATTCAAAAAATGCATTGCCCAACATCCATTGCCTATCTTTAGCTGCAGACTTATTAGCTTTGAGATTTAGAATAATAGAACCATTAGGATCTTTATAGTCAGATAAAATTTTTTTAATGTTATTGCAATCAATATTCAAATCAACGGTAGAATTTGAATTTTTTTCGTATAACTCTTTAAAATAAGATTTTAATTGGTCATTTGAATAAAACAACTGAAGTACAACATCAATACTTCCCTCAGCAGGAATATCATCTACAAACATGTCAAATTTTATTTCACATTTATCAATCGGGAAAATCTTTTTAAATTCTGCCTTCGGAAGTGTCCAACCCATATTTTTCCAAGAAGAGTAATTAGTTTTAGCTTTAACTGTAAAGTATCCTCCATCAGCAGAAATATGCTGAGTATTTCCCTCATCATAGACAAACTGAGCAAATAATTGAGATAATTTTGTTTTTCCAGTTCCTGAATTTCCAGTTAATATTTCAAAAGGCTTAACTTTTAAAGATAACAAATAATTTTCTATCAAATCTTTGTCAAAATAATATCCTTTTGATATTAAATAATTATAAAATGATACAACTTCTGATTTATTTGACATGATAAAAACCTACCCAAAGCAATTTTATGAAATGACAACAATTTTCCATAATCAATACAATTTATATATAACACAATATTAAAAAATGTCGATCGTTAACCAAATTTATGAAATCACAATTTATCTTTGAGACATCGATTTCACCAGACATTAACTTAGGCAACAATGTATCTCTTAGTTTAGTTAACTTATTTGTCTCAAGTTGATTGCTTTTAATCTCGTTAAATATGTTTTCAAATAATTCTTTAAATTCATTCAGTTTATTATTTGAAGGAATTAATACTGGAATCTTTTTAACTATTTTTGAATTAATAGCTTTCGCAATTGATGATGTACTTCCTAATTCTTCATAGTTAAAGTTTTTTAAGTATAAATAAAGATATTCTTTTGATATAGGACTATTTTCATCTAATTTAAAATGAGCAATAGCTTCATTAGTAACCATTTCTTCAGTTGTGATTCCGAGTCTTCCCACAGTAAGCTTAAAACTTAAAATAACTGTATCTTCTGGAATTAATTTAACATTAAACTTTTCAATAGCTTCTTCGGTAAGATATTCAGAAGTTTCAAAAACATATGTGCCAGAGTTTCCAAGATCTTTAATTGAAACCCATTTAACACCTTCTTTCTCTGAAAACCACCCTGTTTCTTTTCGAGGAGGAGTTTTTCCAATAGCTACATCAGAAATTTCGTCAAGAGTTTTATAATACCAATCCACTGGCATTAAACCAAAATCTGAAGTAATTAACTCATCTTCAGAATAATCATCAAAATTTCGGAATTCATTTTTAAAAACTGCATCCGCAATATAAAGTAAATTTTTATTTATTTCCTCATTTAACTTTATTTTATTATTAATTCCTTTAAGTATTTTTGATATTTTACATTGGGTTTCATAATCTTGAATTTCCAAAACCATATTGTTTAAATTATATTGGTTTAATTTTGGTTGTGCAGAACCTGTTATGTATCCAGAAATATTTGTATTATTCAATAAATAACATAAATAATGAATATCACATTCAGAATTAGTTTTAACAATATGTGCATGATTATTTACCCAAAATTTGCCTGAAACAACATTAGCAATTGGTTGAGATCTAGAATTTAGATTTTCACCATCTTCAGCTATTAATAAATATTCTCCATCAAAAATATATTCATCAAGACTATCAATTATTCCTTGAGCACCATAATATGGATATTTTCCTTTTTTAGTTTCTCTTTCAGACGAAGATAATGGTATCCGTTCTTTATCAAAATTTATTGTCAATTCAGAAAACTTTCTTAACTCTAAACTCAAATAAATCTTTCATTAAATTTGAGTTTAAAATTTAAAGATTACAAAATTGGCGACATTGAGAAGTTGTTTTAGTGGAACTCCATCAATAAAGAAAGATGAATATTAGAATTGAAATATTGGTTGGATAACACTAAAGATTTATCTTCACATGATGATTTTTATATCTCCAGAGGAGAACGTAACATTTCAGAGGAAGGATTAAATAATTCCAGTGCAAGATTATTTCCAAAAAATACAGTACTAAGGACATCCAGAGCACCAATTGGAGATGTCGCAATAGCCAATAAT is from uncultured Methanobrevibacter sp. and encodes:
- a CDS encoding zinc ribbon domain-containing protein, whose protein sequence is MNINIDVNNENEFNQQLQMYLAQGYNMQSNFNGTAILKKKSYSLALLIILLIFIFPVAIIYYLVASDDIVTITNKSVQGSGDSTSKPFDGYCEECGHGLYKESKFCPGCGKDVSLEGIDEDENVPLCPNCGKEVSESNRFCPNCGKDLTEEEIVEEKRKCDECGEELLSEAKFCPNCGKDLTEQEEEENALLQ
- a CDS encoding zinc ribbon domain-containing protein, with the translated sequence MPYCSNCGKEIKEDSKFCPHCGEGVKEKTPETTSGIICPKCGSTIPFGSTVCVKCGNSLNQDTHTAAIVIGYICSIFLPLFGIIIGIYLLTRPNKDVHKHGIIMIVLAIILAIVYYMWFSYMAYVNSMRYYNYYY
- a CDS encoding zinc ribbon domain-containing protein gives rise to the protein MARFCDKCGHELANEKGKFCDRCGAELKYESDSSAGSSMNIPIYTEEKSMAVAMLLSFIFAGTGIAYAGNLEKGIGIFVVSIIVNFITISTGGIFFIFTLAVWIAGMVLTYKEVENVNNQRRMMLNQQYQN
- a CDS encoding DEAD/DEAH box helicase — protein: MNRDEILNGAKTAFINLNNDSNTDFTPKLVYNSQNTKVINSIVSELQNCDEFIMSSAFITMGGLMHLLEEFKRLERLNVKGKILTTDYLYFTEPKALRKLQEFSNIEVKMYSQESEGFHTKGYIFKKNNTYKAIVGSSNLTMNALTVNKEWNVEFTSLEEGEMLSSIKHEFKELWNKANSLSEALPAYEKIYNDNKNFKNIRKITEELKEKHVKDLTPNIMQEEFLENLRNLIKHGEKRAILVSATGTGKTYASAFAVKDFRPKRFLFLVHREQIAKQSINAYKNVFKDHENFGLVSGNSKDFDKNYVFATIQTMSKDEVYESYSPEHFDYIVIDEVHKAGALSYHKIFRYFKPKFWLGMTASPERTDGFNIYDLFDNNIAHEIRLQEALEENLLCPFHYFGITDVEFEDETVDDNFTDFNLLASNKRVDYLIEKAEFYGYSGERRKALVFCSRKREAELLSEKFNKRGYKSVVLTGDDSQEKRLDAIDRLTNDENPDKIEFIFTVDIFNEGVDIPEINQVLLVRPTESPIIFIQQLGRGLRKYKNKEYVVILDFIGNYKNNFMIPIALSGDRSYDKDRIRKYLIEGNKIIPGASSINFDEISKKRIFDSINNTSFNRKALFKEKYMNLKYKLGRIPSLYDFAVNAEFNPELILAHKDYQTYHDFLCDVDDDYTSHIDNTDFLKFISKKLLKGIRPHELIILECLKFNRYFTVEQIEKCLKENFGLENQFDSIKGAINFLSLNFYLKEKGEGYQANTIEKIVEKPENLFFKFNEDIYNDLKNNKGYRFEISEDFKKALTSQVFVDHLNDALKYGFFKYENVYDSKEDFKLYEKYSREDVLRILNWKYFMNGQNIGGYKIKYNTCPIFVTYNKAEDISETINYEDHFISKEVFNWMSRNNRKTSSSELEPLINYNGLDVELFIQKSNDEGIEFYYIGKLTPITYKQVYRNINGKDQPIVNFKFKLESPVRDEIYSYFVND
- a CDS encoding (deoxy)nucleoside triphosphate pyrophosphohydrolase, producing the protein MKTLNVVAAIIKKDNKILATKRGYGEFINMWEFPGGKIEPEETKEQALIREIKEELDCTIKPTKFALDLEYQYPTFYLKMSCFEAIIESGTPKLLEHNDARWLEKSELGEVNWIPADLQIIDYLKETMDD
- a CDS encoding DUF2357 domain-containing protein; amino-acid sequence: MIEQKVIINLIDDDSNNMGVLSVSSIDYSSQKESDINISSSLTLKNVPLVDEPDNLTPIQYWQNPTSNFANLMFLEETEYQILFESRDVNATYNVLYSLTKMNDNHFKEFRFDLGDNNKYKVAGTLNFRSYVGKSFLDIKKDEVSSIKIPIEVRSKKIDYFNQYSSMIADLSQQALSLIFEVNSPLYQEFELDSRKKETLYEDFMFLEYLFRQDNLPSIFEYLSKNLHSQLKNHTETVPISFASNVNHNTLKNIVTKPNKLFKSDSNLEIAKKLNGYLPYEIDQIKHEDVIDIPENRFLKYFLELIQNLVEKLSANSKEGYIKDKLSYFRDEIEYYLSAKFFNHISTMDYVPFNSQILQKKEGYREIFHYFLMLEFSFRLSWDEVNDQFKGFEKKLSELYEYWCYFKILKVLNDLSINKISFEDVFLINKDNWSIGIKKGVKSVKHFKLNLHGQDIKIDLFYNLRFSDKSQYRSYSLAFKPDYTLLVTIGGETHYIHFDAKYRSELEISNFYSKITNSTELDEEIDKRDAEEEKDYIFKDGDIYKMHTYKDSILKTEGAYVLYPGNITQRFYESDLIIPSVGAFSLTPGNEDIEEDNLEIFIKEVIKTLLFNHGLITLDIVSS
- a CDS encoding McrB family protein, whose product is MSNKSEVVSFYNYLISKGYYFDKDLIENYLLSLKVKPFEILTGNSGTGKTKLSQLFAQFVYDEGNTQHISADGGYFTVKAKTNYSSWKNMGWTLPKAEFKKIFPIDKCEIKFDMFVDDIPAEGSIDVVLQLFYSNDQLKSYFKELYEKNSNSTVDLNIDCNNIKKILSDYKDPNGSIILNLKANKSAAKDRQWMLGNAFFEYLPFKHGFVECNFIIDGTSYDAKFRVMPRVSFKPNNRLQNYLAENIGNPVKVELKIDTFDFDSFKPKFDCDKFKEEETDLIDFEGDSSKYIIVPVGANWTDNTNIVGYYNVITEDYQSTPAYDLINKAQDDSDNPYFLILDEMNLSHVERYFADFLSAIESGEEIPLYGEDRTLKLPDNLFIIGTVNVDETTYMFSPKVLDRANTIEFDTLSASQYMESGLDSNDFEGDIEYLQSPLDGSNISNFNIMDLKDIFTKISYGDDNLWHELAMELTAFQETLKDSSFDFGFRVINEILRFMVVSWRYENSPEEWDNWERYFDAQIKQKILPKLHGSEKAIGNVLTKLFNLCLIERNNNENPKNFNVTKDNCRYYTSALKLQNMSKVLSDQRYVSFIN
- a CDS encoding restriction endonuclease subunit S, encoding MSLELRKFSELTINFDKERIPLSSSERETKKGKYPYYGAQGIIDSLDEYIFDGEYLLIAEDGENLNSRSQPIANVVSGKFWVNNHAHIVKTNSECDIHYLCYLLNNTNISGYITGSAQPKLNQYNLNNMVLEIQDYETQCKISKILKGINNKIKLNEEINKNLLYIADAVFKNEFRNFDDYSEDELITSDFGLMPVDWYYKTLDEISDVAIGKTPPRKETGWFSEKEGVKWVSIKDLGNSGTYVFETSEYLTEEAIEKFNVKLIPEDTVILSFKLTVGRLGITTEEMVTNEAIAHFKLDENSPISKEYLYLYLKNFNYEELGSTSSIAKAINSKIVKKIPVLIPSNNKLNEFKELFENIFNEIKSNQLETNKLTKLRDTLLPKLMSGEIDVSKINCDFINLVNDRHFLILCYI
- a CDS encoding restriction endonuclease subunit S encodes the protein MDNTKDLSSHDDFYISRGERNISEEGLNNSSARLFPKNTVLRTSRAPIGDVAIANNESSTNQKIITEY